In Wolinella succinogenes DSM 1740, a single genomic region encodes these proteins:
- the flgG gene encoding flagellar basal-body rod protein FlgG produces the protein MMRALYTATTGMMGQQLQIDVTSNNIANVNTIGYKKQRAEFADLFYQVMEYAGSSTSETTLSPTGIEVGLGVRPTAITKIFSQGNFKETGNNLDIAITGNGFFQIQLPDGTTAYTRNGAFKPDDEGNIVNSDGYRLIPEITIPEDATQINIGVDGTVSVLQGNQTEVNTIGQIEIATFINPAGLHSLGDNLYLNTNASGDPIVDTPGLNGFGQLRQGFVELSNVKLVEEMTDLITGQRAYEANSKSIQTADSMLQTVNSLKRN, from the coding sequence ATGATGCGAGCACTCTATACCGCCACCACAGGGATGATGGGACAGCAACTCCAAATTGATGTCACCTCCAACAACATCGCCAACGTTAACACTATCGGCTACAAAAAACAGCGCGCTGAGTTTGCTGATCTCTTCTATCAAGTGATGGAGTATGCGGGTTCTAGCACCTCTGAGACCACCCTCTCCCCTACAGGGATTGAAGTGGGTCTAGGCGTGCGACCCACCGCCATCACCAAGATATTCTCTCAAGGAAACTTCAAAGAGACGGGCAACAACCTCGATATTGCCATCACAGGGAATGGATTCTTTCAGATTCAGCTTCCCGATGGCACCACCGCCTACACACGAAATGGCGCTTTCAAACCTGATGATGAGGGCAATATTGTGAACTCTGATGGTTATCGCCTCATCCCTGAAATCACCATCCCCGAAGATGCCACCCAGATCAATATCGGCGTGGATGGAACCGTCTCCGTCCTCCAAGGCAATCAGACCGAAGTGAACACCATCGGTCAAATTGAAATTGCCACTTTCATTAACCCCGCAGGTCTTCACTCCCTAGGAGATAATCTCTATCTCAACACCAACGCCTCAGGCGATCCCATCGTGGATACCCCAGGACTGAATGGTTTTGGGCAATTGCGCCAAGGGTTTGTGGAGTTAAGCAATGTCAAGTTAGTGGAGGAGATGACCGATCTCATCACGGGGCAGAGAGCCTATGAGGCCAACTCCAAGTCAATCCAGACCGCCGATTCGATGCTGCAGACCGTCAACTCACTCAAACGAAACTAA
- a CDS encoding ABC transporter ATP-binding protein codes for MIELQLKKKLKSSEGEIDLEVEKEIESGSFVTLFGKSGAGKTTILRILAGLLEPDWGRIIVEGERWLESEKRFSLSPQKRRVGMVFQNYALFPHMSVEKNLLYALEHSKERHRVEEILEVMELGALRKELPERLSGGQKQRVALARALVREPKLLLLDEPLSALDHAMRSKLQEELLRIQRHFGVTTILVSHDLSEVFRLSSRVLEISQGRVIRDGAPSEIFGGSKISGKFRFNGEILKVQKSDLLYTLSVLVGNEIIKVAASQEEIAGLGVGDSVIISSKAFNPLVLKAT; via the coding sequence ATGATCGAACTTCAACTGAAAAAAAAGCTAAAAAGTAGCGAGGGGGAGATTGATCTAGAGGTGGAAAAAGAGATAGAGAGTGGCTCGTTTGTGACACTTTTTGGTAAAAGTGGTGCAGGAAAGACCACGATTCTAAGAATCCTCGCGGGACTCTTAGAGCCTGATTGGGGGAGAATTATCGTTGAGGGTGAGCGCTGGCTAGAGAGCGAAAAAAGATTCTCTCTCTCCCCGCAAAAGCGGCGGGTGGGGATGGTTTTTCAAAATTATGCGCTCTTTCCTCATATGAGTGTGGAGAAGAATCTTCTCTATGCCCTTGAGCACTCAAAAGAGCGCCATAGGGTGGAGGAGATTTTAGAGGTGATGGAGCTTGGGGCGTTGCGCAAAGAGCTTCCTGAGAGGCTCTCAGGAGGGCAAAAGCAGCGCGTGGCGCTAGCAAGAGCGCTAGTGAGGGAGCCAAAGCTTCTGCTTTTGGATGAGCCCTTAAGTGCACTAGATCACGCCATGCGGAGCAAACTCCAAGAAGAGCTTTTGAGGATTCAGCGGCACTTTGGCGTGACGACTATTCTAGTAAGCCATGATTTAAGCGAAGTGTTTCGCCTCTCTAGTCGTGTGCTAGAGATTAGTCAGGGGAGGGTGATTCGCGATGGCGCCCCTAGCGAGATTTTTGGAGGGAGCAAGATCAGTGGGAAGTTTCGCTTTAATGGAGAGATTCTCAAAGTCCAAAAGAGCGATCTTCTCTATACGCTTAGTGTCTTGGTGGGGAATGAGATCATCAAGGTGGCGGCGAGTCAAGAAGAGATAGCAGGGCTTGGAGTGGGGGATAGTGTGATCATCTCCTCTAAAGCCTTCAACCCTCTGGTGCTAAAGGCGACCTAG